In Desulfomonile tiedjei DSM 6799, a genomic segment contains:
- a CDS encoding rhodanese-like domain-containing protein produces MATRRFFVLFISVILLGSFHLFAYAAQEPENPKKRTTLGKYVTAHEAFEMWHAKPHEVKILDVRTPEEYVFVGHAPMARNIPLKAWTGKWNPEKKSFHLSENSDFVAQVKKYYAPTDTLLIMCRSGDRAAEAVNALAKAGFTNAHSIVDSFEGDPVTEEDSYHKGKRVKNGWKNSRAPWTYELDPNLIYQQDEPKSK; encoded by the coding sequence ATGGCAACTCGTAGGTTCTTTGTACTGTTTATCAGTGTGATACTTTTGGGATCGTTCCATCTTTTCGCTTATGCAGCTCAGGAACCTGAAAATCCCAAGAAAAGGACAACTCTGGGTAAGTATGTTACCGCACATGAAGCATTTGAAATGTGGCATGCAAAACCGCATGAGGTCAAAATTCTGGATGTTCGTACGCCCGAAGAATATGTCTTTGTCGGACACGCTCCCATGGCTCGGAACATTCCATTGAAGGCATGGACCGGAAAATGGAATCCTGAGAAGAAGAGTTTCCATCTGAGCGAAAACTCCGACTTTGTTGCTCAAGTCAAAAAATACTACGCCCCTACGGATACCCTGTTGATAATGTGCAGATCCGGTGACAGAGCCGCGGAGGCCGTGAACGCTTTGGCCAAAGCGGGATTTACCAATGCGCACAGCATCGTGGATAGCTTCGAGGGCGACCCTGTTACGGAAGAAGACAGTTACCATAAGGGAAAAAGAGTAAAAAACGGCTGGAAAAATTCCAGGGCACCCTGGACCTATGAATTGGATCCCAATCTGATCTATCAGCAAGACGAACCCAAAAGCAAATGA
- a CDS encoding HD-GYP domain-containing protein, whose protein sequence is MKDNCTGFHMARTGLLSALLAEKLGLKPDVVHQIYLAAPMHDIGKIAIPDSILLKPGPLTPDEFEIMKSHTIIGARIFQSFNDKTLRVAHSIALCHHEKWDGTGYPAGLKGYDIPIAGRIVALADACDAMCSLRPYREPLPLQTACESIEEGRGSHFDPSIVDTFFEYLPLVREIQQRIS, encoded by the coding sequence ATGAAGGATAACTGCACAGGGTTCCACATGGCGCGAACCGGATTGCTCAGCGCGCTATTAGCCGAAAAACTCGGACTGAAACCTGACGTTGTTCATCAAATATATCTGGCAGCGCCCATGCATGACATCGGTAAGATCGCAATACCTGATTCAATTCTGCTGAAGCCAGGCCCATTGACCCCGGATGAATTCGAGATTATGAAAAGCCACACGATCATAGGTGCAAGGATTTTTCAGTCTTTCAACGATAAGACCCTGCGAGTGGCGCATTCCATCGCGCTTTGCCATCATGAGAAATGGGATGGAACCGGATATCCCGCGGGTCTCAAAGGGTACGATATTCCTATCGCCGGCCGAATAGTGGCATTGGCCGATGCTTGTGATGCAATGTGTTCCTTGAGACCGTATCGCGAACCCTTACCCCTCCAGACAGCCTGTGAATCGATCGAAGAAGGACGGGGCAGCCATTTCGACCCCTCTATCGTGGACACGTTTTTCGAATACCTTCCTCTGGTTCGTGAAATTCAACAACGTATTTCGTAA
- a CDS encoding PilZ domain-containing protein, which translates to METKTVVNAQKILGDIRSGLSDSVLMAKYNLSPRGLERLLLKLAQLGAIKRVNAAELLKDIRSGITNSELMKKHNLSRKALKRVLEEMTDVGIHFFRENRQPREKLRIKTIEIVGDIRSGMSELAIMDKYGLSSRGLQSAFWKLVRSGALTWEEILNNFPNLEESVTLQLIRRNIRSYPILSVKVYEEDNPQNQGKLRDLSETGLGITGMEACVGEVKKIVLVPDEFMDLNAMTLQVVCRWFRSDEAKGLHSAGFQIQNLNDKNAAAIRELVQLMTLTFE; encoded by the coding sequence ATGGAAACTAAGACCGTCGTAAATGCCCAAAAGATACTTGGTGACATTCGCTCAGGACTCAGTGATTCCGTGCTCATGGCAAAATACAATCTATCTCCCAGGGGTTTGGAGAGGTTGCTCCTGAAATTGGCTCAATTGGGCGCCATCAAGCGAGTTAATGCCGCAGAATTGCTCAAGGATATTAGATCGGGAATTACTAACAGCGAGTTAATGAAAAAACACAATCTTTCGAGAAAAGCCCTCAAGAGAGTTCTTGAAGAAATGACTGATGTCGGTATACATTTCTTCAGAGAAAACCGTCAACCCAGGGAAAAACTCAGGATTAAAACCATTGAAATCGTGGGGGACATCCGGTCTGGCATGTCCGAGTTGGCGATAATGGATAAATACGGACTCTCTTCTCGGGGACTTCAGAGCGCTTTCTGGAAACTGGTGCGTTCCGGGGCCCTTACATGGGAAGAGATTCTTAATAATTTTCCCAACTTGGAAGAATCTGTCACCCTACAGCTCATCCGGAGAAATATCCGAAGTTATCCGATCTTATCTGTTAAAGTGTACGAAGAAGACAATCCGCAGAATCAGGGAAAATTGCGGGACCTTTCGGAAACAGGCCTTGGCATCACCGGGATGGAAGCTTGTGTCGGTGAGGTAAAGAAGATTGTTCTCGTTCCTGATGAATTTATGGATCTGAATGCGATGACACTTCAGGTCGTCTGTCGATGGTTTAGATCTGATGAAGCAAAAGGACTCCATTCTGCAGGATTTCAAATACAGAATCTGAACGACAAGAACGCTGCGGCAATCAGAGAACTGGTTCAACTCATGACTCTGACGTTCGAATAG
- a CDS encoding hybrid sensor histidine kinase/response regulator produces the protein MTKDKSQFPEEISNSTNAAQLGLLTETIEINGQFPNQLTESGSFDLTGFRLTSLGKLLSALPMPALVVDGSFSIVFANESSEKLGDTTTKLVSAPFSSLFPRSRDAAAFQGILEKVFTIRKLQVSEGLVEIGTNRMWGRLNFRSLRLGKTRLILVLIEDLTLEKKQVLLIETSKEIMRQAKEKYERQFHEQTAELKLTNERLRQEIEERSKTQSALEKSRDSFNSIVERSSDGIAILDCEGTILYVNRAAALFLGKTPESLRGERLAIALGPGQIAETSIVRPNGQPGTAEIQLSRTQWDGKPSFLIVFRDITDRKRTEQELQRSQKLETLELIAGGLAHDFNNLLTANIANISLAKIRSNRESPVYDALTRAERASTKARELTRQLLTFAKGRPLIKKPTLLTPLLQEAAVLALSGSNVKFRLRVGENLWPAEIEPYQIGTVFQNLIINAKQAMPEGGLVLIKAENLVVGAEPRPDESQSPRGRYVRIMIKDTGSGISEQNLAKIFDPYFTTKAAGSGLGLATSYAVVKKHGGRIEVESREGSGTSFFIYLPASDRSAEPVENSDRAPYRGSGNILIMDDEEDIRDAAKDLLSILGYTVETAENGTRAIAKYQKAMRSGDPFDVVIMDLTVPGGMGGREATRRLLEIDQNAKIILSSGHLDEPIMIDFQHYGLVGVIAKPYNALELGDILRKVTGSKASSQD, from the coding sequence ATGACCAAAGACAAGTCACAATTCCCGGAAGAGATATCGAATTCCACAAATGCCGCACAGCTCGGACTGCTGACCGAAACCATAGAAATTAACGGCCAGTTTCCCAACCAGTTGACCGAATCGGGAAGTTTCGATCTCACGGGCTTTCGTCTGACTTCTTTAGGCAAGCTTCTCAGCGCTTTACCTATGCCGGCATTAGTTGTGGACGGCAGTTTTTCCATTGTCTTCGCAAACGAGTCATCTGAAAAACTGGGCGACACTACAACGAAACTCGTATCGGCACCGTTCTCTTCCTTGTTTCCTCGTTCGAGAGACGCCGCGGCTTTCCAGGGAATACTTGAAAAAGTGTTCACGATACGCAAACTCCAGGTGAGCGAAGGACTGGTGGAGATTGGAACGAACAGAATGTGGGGGCGTCTGAATTTTCGCTCTCTGAGACTCGGAAAAACGCGCCTCATACTGGTACTGATTGAGGATTTGACTCTGGAGAAAAAGCAGGTCCTGTTAATCGAAACCAGCAAAGAAATTATGCGGCAGGCAAAAGAAAAATATGAACGGCAGTTTCACGAGCAGACTGCAGAGCTGAAATTAACAAATGAGCGGCTTCGACAGGAAATCGAAGAGAGATCGAAAACTCAGTCGGCACTTGAAAAAAGTCGAGACAGTTTTAACAGCATTGTAGAAAGATCTTCCGACGGCATTGCGATTCTGGACTGCGAAGGCACAATTCTCTACGTTAACCGTGCTGCAGCACTCTTCCTCGGAAAGACTCCGGAATCCTTGCGGGGCGAACGGCTCGCTATAGCACTCGGACCAGGGCAGATTGCCGAGACCAGCATAGTGCGGCCGAACGGACAACCGGGAACTGCCGAAATTCAGCTAAGTCGCACCCAATGGGACGGAAAACCCTCCTTTCTCATTGTATTCAGAGATATTACCGATCGAAAGCGAACGGAACAAGAACTCCAGAGAAGCCAAAAATTGGAAACCCTGGAGCTGATCGCCGGGGGTTTAGCTCACGATTTCAATAACCTGTTGACCGCCAACATTGCAAACATCTCCCTGGCCAAGATACGCAGCAATCGTGAGTCTCCCGTGTACGATGCCCTTACCAGAGCCGAAAGAGCGTCAACAAAAGCTCGGGAGTTAACCAGACAGCTTCTGACATTCGCAAAAGGCAGACCCCTTATCAAAAAACCCACCCTCTTGACTCCATTGTTACAGGAGGCCGCTGTCTTGGCTCTGAGCGGTTCGAACGTAAAATTCAGATTGAGAGTGGGGGAGAATCTCTGGCCTGCGGAAATAGAGCCATATCAGATCGGCACAGTATTTCAGAACCTTATCATAAACGCCAAACAGGCAATGCCTGAAGGCGGCCTTGTATTGATCAAAGCGGAAAACCTGGTTGTAGGCGCCGAACCTCGGCCCGATGAGAGTCAGTCGCCTCGCGGACGATATGTGAGGATTATGATCAAGGATACGGGTTCCGGAATTTCCGAGCAGAATCTCGCTAAAATTTTCGATCCCTATTTCACGACAAAAGCAGCGGGCAGCGGTCTCGGTTTGGCAACTTCGTATGCTGTGGTGAAGAAACACGGCGGCCGCATAGAAGTGGAATCGCGAGAAGGATCGGGTACAAGCTTTTTTATTTATCTTCCAGCTTCAGATCGATCCGCCGAACCCGTTGAAAATTCGGACCGAGCACCCTACCGCGGTAGTGGCAACATTTTGATTATGGATGATGAAGAGGACATTCGAGACGCGGCCAAAGATTTGTTGTCAATCCTGGGATACACAGTGGAAACCGCGGAGAACGGCACACGAGCAATAGCGAAATATCAGAAAGCCATGCGCTCCGGCGATCCCTTTGACGTGGTGATCATGGATTTGACTGTGCCGGGAGGAATGGGCGGAAGAGAAGCTACTCGGAGACTCCTGGAAATCGATCAGAATGCAAAGATAATTCTCAGCAGCGGCCATCTGGATGAACCAATCATGATTGATTTTCAGCACTACGGTTTAGTCGGGGTCATTGCGAAACCATACAATGCATTGGAACTCGGTGACATCCTGCGAAAGGTGACTGGCTCCAAAGCTTCTTCGCAGGACTGA
- a CDS encoding PilZ domain-containing protein, with the protein MKRIRKISALELVRAISARTTRQELMDKFGFSYSSVDSIIEQLSSERHRRALKIADSLKSGIAFEDIAKENGFRVEVFAKILNTLKNMGLLSSDESMPENENTAIPLSQERRSSPRLLCPVLVTKIYEIDAPEQTGTLLDLSENGLSTQGIHGRPGEGKLLFFKISDFKEADPLPLECKCRWTSTQFSQNTPKAGFEITSMSPETLGVLKTVLANEFALAGA; encoded by the coding sequence ATGAAGAGAATCAGGAAGATATCGGCGCTGGAGCTTGTGCGAGCCATTTCCGCAAGGACCACCAGACAGGAGCTCATGGACAAGTTCGGATTCTCTTATAGCTCCGTTGATTCTATTATTGAACAACTGTCATCTGAAAGACATCGCCGTGCTCTGAAAATTGCAGATAGCCTGAAATCGGGAATTGCTTTCGAAGATATTGCCAAAGAAAATGGCTTTAGAGTCGAAGTTTTTGCAAAGATCCTGAATACATTGAAAAATATGGGACTTCTTTCATCAGATGAATCTATGCCTGAAAACGAAAATACCGCAATTCCTTTGTCTCAAGAGAGACGCTCATCACCGAGACTGCTCTGTCCGGTATTGGTAACCAAGATCTATGAAATCGATGCACCTGAACAGACTGGAACACTTCTCGACTTGTCTGAAAACGGTCTGAGCACTCAGGGTATACACGGACGGCCAGGTGAAGGAAAGCTTCTCTTCTTCAAGATCAGTGATTTCAAGGAAGCTGACCCGCTTCCGTTAGAGTGCAAGTGTCGCTGGACTTCAACTCAATTCTCGCAGAACACTCCCAAAGCAGGATTTGAAATCACATCCATGTCGCCGGAAACGTTGGGCGTCCTTAAGACTGTTCTTGCCAATGAATTCGCGCTCGCTGGTGCTTAA
- a CDS encoding GDSL-type esterase/lipase family protein, translating into MRNTIKYFFLLTVPVLVGLFLFLEVLFRFVIPACEGPFCYYDRTDQVLRFEPHPKDGIHTVGPFAQQKGKWHINNAGWNNEIDYQAIGRTKPLLAIIGDSYIEAFHVDVDKNITANLRRTLQNAFDVYSFAISGASLADYLHMSRYVRRTFKPDIMIINVVYNDFDESLCAVRSRFGRMCIEVTDESIEERNPKPYQPSQIRRYVATSALVRYLYNNLKVGNLNWFYYLGRGYSENVDVHSVNECMPQIEKACNYVVETLVRENGGCKTMFVIDAPRNDIYSGQLERSEVIWMNRLLRDVCAKNSVQYLDLTNQFISHYEKLGMRFESKWDWHWNELGHEVAAQAVYTKMQKLGWVQ; encoded by the coding sequence ATGCGTAACACAATTAAGTATTTTTTCTTGTTAACGGTACCGGTTTTGGTGGGACTTTTCTTGTTTCTTGAAGTGCTTTTTAGATTTGTGATACCAGCTTGTGAAGGGCCATTTTGTTATTACGATCGAACAGACCAGGTACTCCGCTTTGAACCGCATCCGAAGGATGGCATCCATACAGTCGGACCCTTCGCACAACAGAAGGGAAAATGGCATATCAATAACGCCGGTTGGAACAACGAAATTGACTATCAAGCGATTGGTCGCACTAAACCGCTACTCGCCATAATAGGAGATTCATACATCGAAGCGTTTCATGTGGATGTAGACAAGAATATTACGGCAAATCTGAGACGTACTTTACAAAATGCATTTGATGTTTACAGTTTCGCCATATCAGGTGCATCTTTAGCCGATTACCTGCACATGTCAAGATATGTTCGCAGAACATTCAAACCTGACATCATGATAATCAATGTTGTCTACAACGACTTTGATGAGAGTCTTTGCGCTGTACGATCGCGGTTTGGACGAATGTGCATTGAAGTGACAGATGAATCGATTGAAGAAAGGAATCCGAAGCCGTATCAGCCATCGCAGATCAGGCGCTATGTCGCAACCTCGGCTTTGGTGAGATACCTCTACAATAACCTAAAAGTCGGCAATCTGAATTGGTTCTATTATTTAGGAAGAGGTTACTCGGAAAATGTCGATGTGCATTCGGTAAATGAATGTATGCCCCAAATAGAAAAAGCATGCAATTATGTGGTGGAAACACTGGTTCGGGAGAACGGTGGATGCAAAACAATGTTTGTAATAGATGCCCCCAGGAACGATATATACTCAGGCCAATTGGAAAGAAGCGAAGTGATATGGATGAACAGACTCTTGAGAGATGTATGCGCAAAGAATTCCGTACAATATCTTGACCTTACAAACCAGTTCATCTCCCATTACGAGAAGCTTGGAATGAGATTTGAAAGCAAATGGGATTGGCATTGGAATGAGTTGGGACACGAAGTAGCTGCTCAAGCGGTTTATACAAAGATGCAGAAACTAGGATGGGTACAATAG
- a CDS encoding hybrid sensor histidine kinase/response regulator yields the protein MGPIVANLVSRTRSNPIVILTVSWIVSLLLLPALGAIVWSMYKSYTHVATREFRLQQLVGDIMLLNELLTSSARMAVTTGETKWEEEYKKVEIKLDSAITEAALLAKHSYETNYASKAKLAYSNLIEMESLSLALVRGGRLKEATEIIFGEKYEAQKRLYSESIQSLASAIQGRVEFNLSSLSKSLTYASILGFIVVFLLLALWLAVVIVIRMQLAKRKEAEDALQQSESKFRNLVQSAPLGIFLCDATGNLVEVNPSLRQIIPSISVHHDSESSDVLAAPFFERSGMRTHILKCMKTGLPLVTELPYTTRVGEYRYIRVHLSPYLNDASRVEGVQGLVEDFTDRKRNEMQLNQAHERASAEAQKLRSLIEGIEEGVLFFDKDDIITEANSWSLDKIGLSKSEAIGKSLSVLNIEALFGPGFSGIFRHYHMGTRTEPWECTLTWNNMHVLVRIYPMFKNETYNGLILNVIDVTELEQSRERAQQADRSKSQFLANMSHEIRTPMNAIIGMAELALNTTLTQVQREYIETIEMSAHSLLALINDILDFSKIEAGKLQLLPGPFCFRDHVCSVVQTLSLQAHSKGLELACGIAPSIPANLIGDQDRIGQILLNLVGNAIKFTAHGEVLVQVDMESRSEDRVYLRMVVSDTGIGIPYEKQKTIFCEFEQADGSTSRQYGGTGLGLAITAQLVELMGGKIWVESTLGKGSKFHVNLPLQVQHTPEESIPNSLEGISVLVVDDNATNRRILEEVLTQWDMHPVAVSSGMEALRSLREKRDAGESFDLAIVDCMMPEMNGFQLSAEIRSEPDFASLKILMLTSASPDTSAESLQLLNIDACLLKPIHQSNLYNTIVRILQGPKDSCAPEPAQLRLPVADTPSRILLAEDNAFNQKVALGMLTQMGHSVKVVSNGQEVLNAIENERFDLILMDVQMPHMDGFEATKRIRRLEEHDGGGRTPIIAMTAYAMKGDREKCLQTGMDGYLSKPVNSRELASMIENISANANSIGSDVSVPTQKVLDLQVLSESVAGNHELLHEILGIFLEDYPTLLSQITDAVRRKNPDDLRIAAHSLKGMVAGLGASFAYEAALRMENMGRNLDMSYSEEALVSLDRELRRVEEILRLQRSLRAS from the coding sequence TTGGGCCCGATTGTTGCCAATCTTGTATCTCGTACTCGTTCTAATCCCATTGTAATCCTCACAGTCAGTTGGATTGTCAGTCTGCTGCTTTTGCCTGCTCTCGGTGCGATCGTCTGGAGCATGTACAAGTCGTATACCCATGTAGCGACTCGCGAGTTTCGGCTTCAACAGCTCGTGGGAGATATCATGCTCCTCAATGAATTGCTTACGTCTTCGGCCCGTATGGCGGTCACCACAGGTGAGACCAAATGGGAGGAGGAATACAAGAAAGTTGAAATCAAGCTGGATAGTGCCATCACTGAGGCCGCATTGCTGGCAAAACACTCGTACGAGACCAATTACGCATCAAAAGCGAAACTTGCCTATTCGAATCTCATCGAAATGGAGAGTTTAAGTCTGGCGCTCGTCAGAGGCGGCAGATTAAAGGAAGCGACAGAGATAATCTTCGGTGAGAAATATGAAGCTCAGAAGAGACTCTATTCCGAAAGTATCCAATCGCTTGCCTCAGCAATACAGGGTCGAGTGGAATTCAATCTCTCTTCACTGAGCAAGAGTCTGACCTATGCCAGTATTCTCGGATTTATCGTTGTTTTTTTGCTGCTTGCCTTGTGGCTGGCCGTTGTGATCGTAATTCGTATGCAATTGGCCAAACGTAAGGAAGCGGAAGACGCTTTACAACAAAGCGAGAGCAAATTCAGAAATTTAGTTCAAAGTGCTCCTCTCGGAATCTTTCTCTGTGATGCAACGGGAAATCTCGTGGAGGTCAACCCATCTCTCAGGCAAATCATTCCATCAATTTCCGTCCACCACGACTCCGAATCGAGTGACGTCCTTGCTGCTCCTTTTTTTGAGAGAAGCGGGATGAGGACGCACATTCTGAAGTGTATGAAAACGGGACTGCCGTTGGTTACGGAACTGCCCTATACAACCCGGGTGGGGGAATATCGGTACATAAGAGTTCATTTGAGCCCTTATTTGAATGATGCAAGTCGGGTTGAAGGGGTGCAGGGGCTAGTCGAGGACTTCACCGACCGAAAAAGAAACGAAATGCAATTGAATCAAGCTCACGAAAGGGCTTCTGCGGAAGCTCAAAAGTTGAGGTCTTTGATTGAAGGCATTGAAGAAGGAGTGCTGTTTTTTGACAAGGACGACATCATCACGGAGGCAAATAGCTGGAGTCTCGACAAGATCGGTTTGAGCAAGTCGGAAGCAATAGGAAAGAGTCTGAGCGTACTCAATATCGAAGCGCTCTTCGGGCCTGGATTCTCAGGAATTTTCAGGCATTACCACATGGGAACACGTACCGAACCATGGGAATGTACTCTCACCTGGAATAATATGCACGTGTTGGTCCGGATTTATCCCATGTTCAAGAACGAAACCTATAATGGTTTGATTCTGAACGTGATTGACGTCACAGAACTGGAGCAATCTCGGGAGCGAGCCCAACAAGCGGACCGCAGCAAGAGCCAGTTCCTGGCCAATATGAGCCATGAAATCAGGACGCCGATGAACGCCATTATCGGCATGGCTGAACTTGCACTGAATACGACACTTACACAAGTGCAGCGAGAGTATATCGAGACCATCGAAATGTCGGCACATTCTCTCCTGGCACTCATAAACGACATTCTCGACTTTTCAAAAATCGAAGCAGGTAAACTCCAGTTATTACCCGGACCGTTCTGTTTTCGGGACCACGTCTGCAGCGTAGTGCAGACATTGAGTCTGCAGGCTCATTCCAAAGGCCTGGAACTTGCCTGCGGAATCGCACCCTCCATTCCGGCAAATTTGATAGGAGATCAGGACAGAATAGGACAAATTCTTTTGAACCTGGTGGGTAATGCTATCAAGTTCACTGCCCATGGTGAAGTGCTGGTCCAGGTGGATATGGAATCCAGAAGCGAAGACCGGGTGTACTTGAGAATGGTCGTCAGCGATACGGGTATCGGTATCCCTTATGAAAAGCAAAAAACAATATTTTGCGAATTCGAACAGGCAGACGGCTCCACTTCACGGCAGTACGGGGGTACAGGTCTGGGCCTTGCCATTACCGCTCAGCTCGTGGAATTGATGGGCGGCAAAATCTGGGTCGAAAGCACATTAGGGAAGGGCAGTAAATTCCATGTGAATCTTCCTCTCCAGGTGCAGCATACGCCTGAAGAATCAATACCGAACAGCTTGGAAGGCATAAGCGTCCTGGTTGTGGATGACAATGCGACCAATCGCAGAATATTGGAGGAAGTTCTGACGCAATGGGACATGCATCCTGTCGCGGTTTCGAGCGGGATGGAGGCTCTACGCTCTCTGCGAGAAAAACGCGATGCCGGAGAATCATTCGATCTTGCTATCGTAGATTGCATGATGCCGGAAATGAACGGTTTTCAACTCTCGGCAGAAATCAGGAGCGAGCCGGATTTCGCTTCACTGAAGATTCTTATGCTCACGTCCGCGAGCCCGGATACTTCGGCTGAATCGCTTCAACTCCTCAATATAGATGCGTGTTTACTCAAACCCATACATCAGTCCAATCTTTACAATACCATAGTCAGAATACTCCAGGGACCGAAAGACAGTTGCGCGCCCGAACCGGCCCAACTGAGATTACCTGTGGCCGATACTCCTTCCAGGATTCTCCTGGCTGAAGACAATGCCTTCAATCAAAAGGTCGCATTAGGCATGCTTACTCAGATGGGGCATTCCGTGAAAGTAGTCTCTAACGGTCAGGAGGTTCTGAATGCAATTGAAAACGAACGCTTCGATTTGATCCTGATGGACGTGCAAATGCCGCATATGGACGGGTTTGAGGCTACCAAGCGGATCAGGAGACTCGAAGAGCACGACGGGGGAGGTCGAACCCCTATTATCGCCATGACTGCGTATGCAATGAAGGGTGATCGAGAAAAATGCCTGCAGACGGGCATGGACGGCTATCTGTCGAAACCTGTGAACAGCCGGGAACTGGCCAGCATGATTGAAAACATTTCAGCCAATGCAAACTCCATTGGTAGTGATGTGAGTGTGCCTACCCAAAAAGTACTCGATTTGCAGGTATTGTCTGAAAGCGTTGCCGGAAATCATGAACTCTTACATGAAATACTCGGGATCTTTCTCGAAGACTATCCCACGCTCTTGTCACAGATTACCGACGCAGTCAGGCGAAAGAATCCTGACGATCTGCGGATCGCGGCCCATTCGTTAAAGGGAATGGTGGCCGGTCTTGGGGCAAGCTTTGCCTACGAAGCTGCTCTCAGAATGGAAAATATGGGACGTAATCTTGACATGTCCTATTCGGAAGAAGCACTGGTCTCGCTCGACCGGGAGCTCAGGAGAGTTGAAGAAATACTTCGCCTGCAGAGGAGTCTTCGAGCTTCATGA
- a CDS encoding GGDEF domain-containing response regulator gives MRILIAEDNRFFRRLLEANLKQWGHEVVSCEDGAEAWEILQKSDCPHLAILDWEMPRMLGIEVCKAVREQKNQPYIYLILLTAKTQKDDLVVGLDSGADDYLTKPFEPVELQVRLRAATRIIQLQEDLVSALRAAEVRAKEDSLTGLWNHSAIVEMLKREIERSFRQQRSLGIIMCDIDHFKRINDTFGHLEGDRSLKRVAEIIRTNLRQYDSVGRYGGEEFLVILPDCNAIQTVTLAERLREMVSCDVRLVMHDDVHLTVSFGATSIEAGSNINWEAAIRIADEALYEAKRNGRNRVVLRVLKDVNRTN, from the coding sequence ATGAGAATACTTATCGCCGAAGACAATCGATTCTTCAGACGCCTGCTGGAAGCGAATCTCAAGCAATGGGGGCACGAAGTGGTCTCTTGCGAGGATGGTGCGGAAGCATGGGAAATCCTTCAGAAATCCGATTGTCCTCATCTTGCGATACTCGATTGGGAAATGCCCAGAATGCTGGGAATAGAAGTGTGCAAGGCTGTTCGTGAACAAAAGAATCAACCGTACATCTACTTGATATTATTGACTGCCAAGACCCAGAAAGACGACCTCGTCGTAGGGCTGGATTCCGGAGCTGACGACTACTTGACCAAACCTTTTGAACCGGTTGAACTCCAGGTGAGGCTTCGAGCGGCAACAAGAATTATCCAGTTGCAGGAAGATCTGGTTTCCGCATTGAGAGCCGCCGAGGTCCGTGCAAAAGAAGATTCTCTGACCGGGCTGTGGAATCATTCCGCAATTGTGGAAATGTTGAAACGGGAAATAGAGCGATCGTTCCGGCAACAGCGGTCTCTCGGAATTATCATGTGCGATATAGACCATTTCAAACGAATCAACGATACCTTCGGTCATCTGGAGGGTGACAGAAGTCTGAAGAGAGTGGCTGAAATCATTCGAACAAACCTCCGCCAGTACGATTCGGTCGGTCGATACGGTGGAGAGGAGTTCCTCGTTATCTTGCCGGATTGTAATGCGATCCAGACCGTTACTCTGGCTGAACGTTTGCGTGAGATGGTGAGCTGCGACGTGAGACTCGTCATGCACGATGATGTGCACCTCACTGTTAGTTTTGGAGCAACATCCATTGAGGCAGGATCGAATATCAATTGGGAAGCTGCAATTCGCATAGCGGATGAAGCTCTCTATGAGGCTAAGAGAAATGGAAGAAATAGAGTTGTTCTACGGGTACTCAAGGACGTCAACCGCACGAATTGA